A region of Actinomycetota bacterium DNA encodes the following proteins:
- a CDS encoding YndJ family transporter: protein MSDAASPGPVVASPPSVPVLAGALVWSVLALLSLGPLEERLGLLEVVFLLGPCVIVPLAFGMLGDLRSGAPGGAEAWIAIAYLSWPFGLVALVVAMLFAPGVLSGILALGWLAPTGFAALAGLFWIGSKRSLRASVLAPSVALIYLFVGADWFVLWRFGLQPFDLSDDIVALTATHFHVAGFGGIVLAWLLVRALRPGTRSSAVASAAAVGAVVGMPITAAGFTFDAPFLSTVGAIVLALSFLAVAAITAGGLRELRLPAGGSVLLVVSSLSVVVGMALAVHYAFGQWTGTSTLSIDRMVQMHGVANGLGFVTFGLLGWSMVRDAVFAFAPPDRPGS, encoded by the coding sequence GTGAGTGACGCGGCATCTCCCGGTCCGGTCGTCGCAAGCCCGCCGTCGGTGCCGGTGCTCGCGGGGGCGCTCGTGTGGTCCGTGCTCGCCCTGCTCTCCCTCGGCCCGCTCGAGGAGCGTCTCGGTCTGCTGGAAGTCGTGTTCCTGCTCGGACCGTGCGTCATCGTCCCGCTCGCGTTCGGCATGCTCGGGGATCTGCGCTCGGGAGCTCCGGGCGGGGCCGAGGCCTGGATCGCGATCGCCTACCTCTCGTGGCCCTTCGGCCTGGTCGCCCTCGTGGTGGCGATGCTCTTCGCGCCGGGGGTGCTGTCGGGGATCCTCGCCCTCGGCTGGCTCGCACCGACGGGGTTCGCCGCGCTCGCCGGCCTCTTCTGGATCGGTTCGAAGCGCTCCCTCCGGGCCTCCGTGCTCGCTCCGTCGGTGGCGCTGATCTACCTGTTCGTCGGTGCGGACTGGTTCGTCCTCTGGCGGTTCGGTCTGCAGCCGTTCGATCTGTCGGACGATATCGTGGCCCTGACCGCGACCCACTTCCACGTCGCGGGATTCGGAGGCATCGTCCTCGCGTGGCTCTTGGTGCGGGCGTTGCGACCGGGGACCCGCTCGTCCGCCGTCGCGAGCGCCGCCGCGGTCGGAGCGGTCGTGGGGATGCCGATCACGGCCGCGGGCTTCACGTTCGACGCTCCGTTCCTGTCCACCGTCGGGGCCATCGTGCTCGCGCTGTCGTTCCTCGCGGTCGCGGCGATCACGGCCGGCGGCCTCCGAGAGCTGCGGCTCCCGGCGGGAGGCAGCGTGTTGCTCGTGGTCTCGTCGCTCTCGGTCGTGGTGGGGATGGCGCTGGCCGTCCACTACGCCTTCGGGCAGTGGACCGGGACATCGACCCTCTCGATCGATCGGATGGTCCAGATGCACGGGGTCGCGAACGGGTTGGGCTTCGTCACCTTCGGTCTCCTCGGCTGGTCGATGGTCCGCGACGCGGTGTTCGCTTTCGCTCCTCCCGATCGTCCGGGCTCGTAG
- a CDS encoding M15 family metallopeptidase — translation MRRTRRSIGNALAVVLLLGACTTAEAARDTSPPAAPSPAAPSPAAPSPAEPSRAEPPLAEPSPAKPESPVAHTSTGDTDARPAARPRFAIAPIRGAIRREIVGTNWHAGCPVGPRELRLLRVTYRGFDGSTKRGPLVMHRGVADEVLGVFRRLYRHRFPIKHIALPPRYRPNRYAYDRIRSVTAGFNCRPVTDGDSWSQHAFGLAVDINPVENPYVRGDGSVLRKAALAYRNRMRARRGMIREGDIVVRSFDRIGWSWGGRWSTIKDYMHFSAGGS, via the coding sequence ATGCGACGAACCCGGCGCTCGATCGGAAACGCGCTCGCGGTGGTCCTGCTGCTCGGAGCGTGCACGACGGCGGAGGCCGCCCGCGACACCTCACCCCCCGCGGCGCCCTCCCCGGCGGCGCCCTCCCCGGCGGCGCCCTCCCCGGCGGAGCCGTCCCGTGCGGAGCCTCCCCTTGCGGAGCCTTCCCCTGCGAAGCCCGAGTCCCCCGTCGCACACACCTCGACGGGCGACACCGACGCTCGGCCCGCGGCGCGTCCGCGATTCGCGATCGCTCCGATCCGCGGGGCGATCCGCAGGGAGATCGTGGGAACGAACTGGCACGCGGGATGCCCGGTCGGGCCGCGCGAGCTTCGTCTGCTCCGCGTCACCTACCGCGGGTTCGACGGGAGCACGAAGCGCGGACCCCTCGTGATGCATCGTGGCGTCGCGGACGAGGTCCTCGGCGTGTTCCGACGGCTCTACCGGCATCGGTTCCCGATCAAGCACATCGCGCTCCCGCCCCGGTACCGGCCGAACCGGTACGCCTACGACCGCATCCGGAGCGTGACCGCCGGGTTCAACTGCCGCCCGGTGACCGACGGGGACTCGTGGTCCCAGCATGCGTTCGGTCTCGCGGTCGACATCAATCCTGTGGAGAACCCCTACGTGCGCGGCGACGGCTCGGTTCTTCGCAAGGCCGCGCTCGCGTACCGCAACCGGATGCGCGCTCGACGAGGGATGATCCGCGAGGGCGACATCGTGGTCCGCTCGTTCGACCGCATCGGCTGGTCCTGGGGAGGGCGCTGGTCGACGATCAAGGACTACATGCACTTCTCGGCCGGCGGCAGCTGA
- a CDS encoding prepilin-type N-terminal cleavage/methylation domain-containing protein → MERRREDGFTLVELMIVVLIIGILIAVALPTFIGARVRAQNRRAQANMRNAFATEKVYYAETQLYTEDPADLIAIEPGIAYATGDIPVTEGPVYLHVHGAPLHDLFLSSMSQSGTCYYLRDVPNGGTTYADSSACDVADTQSYSQVWSAA, encoded by the coding sequence ATGGAGCGGCGACGTGAGGACGGGTTCACCCTGGTCGAGCTCATGATCGTCGTGCTCATCATCGGCATCCTGATCGCCGTCGCGCTCCCGACGTTCATCGGCGCCCGCGTCCGGGCGCAGAACCGGCGCGCGCAGGCGAACATGCGCAACGCGTTCGCAACCGAGAAGGTCTACTACGCCGAGACGCAGCTCTACACCGAGGACCCCGCCGATCTCATCGCGATCGAGCCGGGGATCGCGTACGCGACGGGCGACATCCCCGTGACGGAGGGCCCCGTCTACCTCCACGTCCACGGAGCTCCGCTGCACGACCTGTTCCTGTCGTCGATGAGCCAGTCGGGGACGTGCTACTACCTGCGCGACGTCCCCAACGGCGGCACGACCTACGCCGACAGCTCGGCGTGCGACGTCGCGGACACGCAGTCCTACAGCCAGGTCTGGTCCGCGGCCTGA
- a CDS encoding DUF1800 domain-containing protein encodes MGDRTALAERTDDRGGSPRLSRRAFLRTATVGGAAGAVVASGILSAPPAGAADTSYVPADPDLHLLRRATYGATPGMLEGIGRQGRNVWLDRQLNPASIDDRACDELIARFFPRLKWTIPQVNRDLVDFSWDLMFELGAATIARAAWSKRQLFEVMVDFWSNLLNVTNPSDNVWDNRHDYDRLVIRKHALGRYEDMLIASAKHPAMLRYLNNAESHKWSPNENYGRELLELHTVGVEAGYTEQHMRHSALIMTGFTVNWDDGTFVYKPSWHHTGPVTVMDFTRANGAADGQDMAIAYLRYLANHPVTARRIATKLCERFVSDTAQPALVDRLAQLYLDNGTAIAPVLRALFRSPEFADAIGEKVRRPTEDVMATIRILGIKPGDSKAGLRDLYWMIESLGHAPLAWSQPDGYPDFADAWRSAGGLVGRWNATMALAAHWWPDKIVRPPLRDLLPRKLPATHGKLVDVLSRRLVFRTLAPAHRSAVLEFLDVNDATPLAKDSAAVKWRFASLVALILGSPYHQIR; translated from the coding sequence ATGGGGGACCGGACGGCGCTCGCGGAACGTACCGACGATCGAGGGGGATCGCCGCGACTGTCGCGGCGGGCGTTCCTGCGAACCGCCACGGTAGGAGGAGCGGCCGGCGCCGTCGTCGCGAGCGGGATCCTGTCCGCACCGCCGGCGGGCGCCGCGGACACGAGCTACGTTCCCGCCGACCCGGACCTGCACCTGCTGCGGAGAGCGACCTACGGCGCCACGCCGGGGATGCTCGAGGGGATCGGCAGACAGGGGCGGAACGTGTGGCTCGACAGGCAGCTGAACCCGGCCTCGATCGACGACCGGGCCTGCGACGAGCTGATCGCGCGCTTCTTCCCTCGGTTGAAGTGGACGATCCCGCAGGTCAACCGCGATCTGGTCGACTTCTCGTGGGACCTGATGTTCGAGCTCGGCGCCGCCACGATCGCGCGGGCGGCGTGGAGCAAGCGCCAGCTGTTCGAGGTGATGGTCGACTTTTGGTCGAACCTGCTCAACGTCACGAACCCGAGCGACAATGTGTGGGACAACCGCCACGACTACGACCGCCTCGTGATCCGGAAGCATGCGCTCGGGCGCTACGAGGACATGCTGATCGCCTCGGCGAAGCATCCCGCGATGCTCCGCTACCTGAACAACGCGGAGTCGCACAAATGGTCGCCGAACGAGAACTACGGCCGTGAGCTGCTCGAGCTGCACACCGTCGGCGTCGAGGCGGGCTACACCGAGCAGCACATGCGCCACTCGGCGCTCATCATGACCGGCTTCACGGTCAACTGGGACGACGGCACGTTCGTCTACAAGCCGAGCTGGCACCACACGGGACCGGTCACGGTGATGGACTTCACCCGCGCCAACGGCGCGGCGGACGGGCAGGACATGGCGATCGCCTACCTGCGTTACCTCGCGAACCACCCCGTGACCGCCCGCCGGATCGCCACGAAGCTGTGCGAGCGGTTCGTCTCCGACACCGCCCAGCCCGCGCTCGTCGATCGTCTCGCGCAGCTCTACCTGGACAACGGCACGGCGATCGCCCCGGTGCTGCGGGCGCTCTTCCGGTCGCCGGAGTTCGCCGACGCGATCGGCGAGAAAGTCCGCCGGCCGACCGAAGACGTGATGGCGACGATCCGCATCCTCGGGATCAAGCCCGGCGACTCCAAGGCCGGGTTGCGGGACCTGTACTGGATGATCGAGAGCCTCGGACACGCGCCTCTCGCCTGGTCCCAGCCCGACGGCTATCCGGACTTCGCCGACGCGTGGCGCTCCGCCGGCGGGCTCGTGGGTCGTTGGAACGCCACGATGGCGCTGGCCGCCCACTGGTGGCCGGACAAGATCGTCCGTCCGCCGCTGCGCGATCTGCTGCCGAGGAAGCTGCCGGCGACCCACGGCAAGCTCGTCGACGTGCTGTCCCGGCGACTGGTGTTCCGCACGCTCGCGCCGGCGCACCGGTCGGCGGTGCTCGAGTTCCTCGACGTGAACGATGCCACCCCGCTCGCCAAGGACAGCGCCGCCGTGAAGTGGCGGTTCGCCTCGCTCGTCGCATTGATACTCGGTTCCCCCTACCACCAGATCCGATAG
- a CDS encoding DUF1501 domain-containing protein produces the protein MAATTTTEGPAPAGTAQDCGCPEDTGITRRTFLKAAGAAGALTIASEAYATRYAFADAVYTGDVFVVLSLRGGFDGLQAIVPAADPDYLDRRPNVGIPANALLQLDATFGMHPALAPLKPLYDAGTLGFVHAVGQAEPNRSHFEAMEEMERAAPGASTRTGWIDRVLGGRGEGTPFQGVQMGSTMPAHAFTGPSPELAMWSVNGFGLDAAWDENERDRWDHALRRMYQDARAALAAPAHVALEAMSTTADLQEQTYVPANGAVYPNTDLGRALKDVARLIKAQVGLQVACVDYGDWDMHAGMGDVDGGWMVDHLDELSTALAAFAQDLGTQMDGVTLVSLTEFGRRIEENGSGGTDHGFGQLVFLLGGGVRGGQVHGQWPGLADDDLIDGDLNGTTDYRRILAEILEDRCGAGSLSDVFPDLGSERLNVVQARVT, from the coding sequence ATGGCTGCGACCACGACGACCGAAGGGCCCGCTCCGGCGGGCACCGCGCAGGACTGCGGATGCCCCGAGGACACCGGGATCACGCGCCGCACGTTCCTGAAGGCGGCCGGGGCCGCGGGCGCGCTGACGATCGCCTCAGAGGCCTACGCGACGCGGTACGCGTTCGCCGACGCCGTCTACACGGGCGACGTGTTCGTCGTGCTCTCCCTGCGCGGTGGGTTCGACGGATTGCAGGCGATCGTTCCGGCCGCCGACCCCGACTACCTCGACCGGCGGCCGAACGTCGGGATCCCCGCGAACGCCCTGCTGCAGCTGGACGCGACCTTCGGGATGCATCCGGCCCTGGCGCCGCTGAAGCCCCTGTACGACGCCGGAACACTCGGCTTCGTCCACGCGGTCGGCCAGGCGGAGCCGAACCGTTCCCACTTCGAAGCGATGGAGGAGATGGAACGCGCGGCTCCCGGCGCCTCGACCCGCACCGGGTGGATCGACCGCGTGCTCGGCGGCCGCGGCGAGGGAACCCCGTTCCAGGGCGTGCAGATGGGCTCCACGATGCCGGCGCACGCGTTCACCGGGCCCAGCCCCGAGCTGGCGATGTGGTCGGTGAACGGCTTCGGCCTCGACGCGGCGTGGGACGAGAACGAGCGTGACCGTTGGGATCACGCACTGCGCCGGATGTATCAGGACGCGCGCGCGGCACTCGCGGCGCCGGCGCACGTCGCGCTCGAGGCGATGTCGACCACGGCCGATCTGCAGGAGCAGACCTACGTTCCTGCCAACGGCGCCGTCTATCCGAACACCGATCTCGGCAGGGCTCTGAAAGATGTGGCGCGACTGATCAAGGCGCAGGTCGGCCTTCAGGTCGCGTGTGTCGACTACGGCGACTGGGACATGCACGCCGGGATGGGGGACGTGGACGGCGGGTGGATGGTCGACCACCTCGACGAGCTGTCGACCGCCCTCGCCGCGTTCGCGCAGGACCTCGGAACACAGATGGACGGCGTCACGCTCGTGTCGTTGACCGAGTTCGGGCGGCGGATCGAGGAGAACGGCTCGGGCGGGACCGACCATGGCTTCGGTCAGCTCGTGTTCCTGCTCGGCGGCGGGGTCCGCGGCGGGCAGGTCCACGGACAGTGGCCCGGGCTCGCCGACGACGACCTGATCGACGGCGACCTGAACGGCACGACCGACTACCGCCGGATCCTCGCGGAGATCCTCGAGGACCGCTGCGGCGCCGGGTCGCTGTCGGACGTATTCCCCGACCTCGGGTCCGAACGGCTGAACGTGGTCCAGGCGCGGGTCACTTAG
- the typA gene encoding translational GTPase TypA: MPTRDHLRNVAIVAHVDHGKTTLVDAMLWQSGAFRENQDVAKRVMDSMDLEREKGITILAKNTAVDHGGVKINIVDTPGHADFGGEVERALRMVDGVLLLVDASEGPLPQTRFVLRKALEARLPVVLVVNKVDRQDARPDEVVHEVEELFLDLDADEDQIDFPILFANAREGHCGTTPGALEPNLEPLFTTLLARIPAPSYEEGHPLQALVTNLDASPYVGRLALCRVLNGTIRRGEAVAWCRVDGSIDQAKITELYVTEALDRVDAEEAGPGEIIAVAGIPEITIGETLADPVDPRPLPIVRVDEPSLSMTVGINTSPLAGSDGDKLTARQLKGRLDQEVVGNVSIRVLDTERPELWEVQGRGELQLAVLVEMMRREGFELTVGKPQVVTREIDGTVQEPVERVAIDAPEEYLGVVSQLLALRKGRMENMVNHGTGWIRMEYLVPARGMIGFRTEFLTETRGTGQLHHVFEGYEPWHGDLRTRPTGSLIADRTGPTTNFALLNLQERGSMFVGPGEDVYEGMIVGENSRADDMDVNPTKEKKLTNMRQANSEELVRLIPKRELSLEQALEFLREDESVEVTPVNVRLRKVLLGQNERAKASRRGRTS, from the coding sequence GTGCCCACCCGAGACCACCTCCGCAACGTCGCGATCGTCGCGCACGTCGACCATGGGAAGACCACCCTGGTCGACGCGATGCTGTGGCAGTCGGGGGCGTTCCGCGAGAACCAGGACGTCGCCAAGCGGGTGATGGACTCCATGGACCTCGAACGCGAGAAGGGCATCACGATCCTCGCGAAGAACACGGCGGTCGATCACGGCGGCGTGAAGATCAACATCGTCGATACCCCGGGCCATGCCGACTTCGGGGGCGAGGTCGAGCGCGCCCTGCGGATGGTGGACGGCGTGCTGCTGCTCGTCGACGCCAGCGAGGGACCGCTGCCGCAGACGCGGTTCGTACTCCGCAAAGCCCTGGAGGCGCGGCTGCCGGTCGTACTCGTCGTGAACAAGGTCGACCGTCAGGACGCCCGGCCCGACGAGGTCGTCCACGAGGTCGAGGAGCTGTTCCTGGACCTGGACGCCGACGAGGACCAGATCGACTTCCCGATCCTGTTCGCGAACGCCCGCGAGGGCCACTGCGGAACGACCCCCGGCGCACTCGAACCGAACCTCGAACCGCTGTTCACGACGCTGCTCGCGCGGATCCCCGCGCCCTCGTACGAGGAAGGTCATCCGCTGCAGGCGCTGGTCACCAACCTCGACGCCTCCCCGTACGTCGGGCGCCTGGCGCTGTGCCGGGTGTTGAACGGAACGATCCGTCGCGGGGAGGCGGTCGCCTGGTGCCGGGTCGACGGCAGCATCGATCAGGCGAAGATCACGGAGTTGTACGTGACCGAGGCCCTCGACCGCGTCGACGCCGAGGAGGCCGGACCGGGCGAGATCATCGCCGTCGCCGGGATCCCCGAGATCACGATCGGCGAGACGCTGGCCGATCCGGTGGACCCGCGTCCGCTCCCGATCGTGCGGGTCGACGAGCCCTCCCTGTCGATGACGGTCGGCATCAACACCTCGCCCCTGGCCGGCTCCGACGGCGACAAGCTCACCGCGCGCCAGCTGAAGGGACGGCTCGATCAGGAGGTCGTCGGGAACGTCTCGATCCGCGTCCTCGACACCGAGCGACCCGAACTGTGGGAGGTGCAGGGACGGGGCGAGCTACAGCTCGCGGTGTTGGTCGAGATGATGCGCCGTGAAGGCTTCGAGCTCACCGTCGGCAAGCCCCAGGTGGTCACACGGGAGATCGACGGCACGGTGCAGGAACCGGTCGAGCGCGTGGCGATCGACGCTCCCGAGGAGTACCTGGGTGTCGTCTCGCAACTGCTGGCGTTGCGCAAGGGCCGGATGGAGAACATGGTCAACCATGGGACGGGCTGGATCCGGATGGAATACCTCGTCCCCGCCCGCGGGATGATCGGGTTCCGTACGGAGTTCCTGACCGAGACGCGCGGGACCGGACAGCTGCATCACGTGTTCGAGGGCTACGAGCCATGGCACGGCGACCTGCGCACCCGCCCTACCGGCTCGCTGATCGCCGATCGGACCGGTCCGACGACCAACTTCGCCCTGCTGAACCTCCAGGAGCGCGGCTCGATGTTCGTCGGCCCCGGCGAGGACGTCTACGAAGGCATGATCGTCGGCGAGAACTCCCGCGCGGACGACATGGACGTGAACCCGACGAAGGAGAAGAAGCTGACCAACATGCGCCAGGCGAACTCCGAGGAGCTCGTCCGCCTGATCCCGAAGCGCGAGCTCTCGCTCGAACAGGCGCTGGAGTTCCTCCGCGAGGACGAGAGCGTCGAGGTCACGCCGGTGAACGTCCGGCTGCGCAAGGTTCTGCTCGGGCAGAACGAGCGCGCGAAGGCGTCACGCCGCGGGCGGACGAGCTGA
- a CDS encoding DUF222 domain-containing protein has translation MFAPAQLRSVPDNPDDDLIARIDVVHARVGAAERELLELIALVDATDSWERHGARDTAHWLAMRYGISTWKAQRWIRAAHALEDLPRTAAALATGRLGMDKVVELCRFATPRTEVKLIRWATRVAAWAVRCRADRERAVEQTVRENHTARSLIWWYEQQEGTFALSAHLPADQGAVVVEAIETMAGRVPALPGEDHDPTAPERCADALVALCSSSPASEPDPVRANMVVHVRADDLVGSRDPIRDAAGERAAGGEVEGGPVLHPETVRRLACDARIQTVIEDRAGEVLAVRAMSREPTTWMLRQLQWRDKGCRFPGCGARAFTQAHHIVFWSRGGATELSNLLLICFFHHRLVHEQGWSIRRAPDGELTWLRPGGATYRAGPAP, from the coding sequence ATGTTCGCTCCTGCGCAGCTCCGCTCCGTGCCCGACAACCCCGACGACGACCTGATCGCGCGCATCGATGTGGTACATGCACGCGTCGGCGCGGCCGAACGCGAGCTGCTCGAGCTGATCGCTCTGGTCGATGCCACAGACAGCTGGGAACGTCACGGCGCACGAGACACCGCCCATTGGCTCGCGATGCGGTACGGGATCTCGACTTGGAAGGCCCAGCGATGGATCCGCGCGGCGCACGCACTCGAAGACCTACCGCGAACCGCCGCCGCTCTGGCGACAGGACGGCTCGGCATGGACAAGGTCGTCGAGCTGTGCCGGTTCGCGACGCCCCGTACCGAAGTCAAGCTGATCCGCTGGGCGACCCGCGTCGCGGCATGGGCTGTCCGCTGCCGGGCCGACCGCGAGCGAGCCGTCGAGCAGACCGTGCGGGAGAACCACACCGCGCGGTCGCTGATCTGGTGGTACGAGCAGCAAGAAGGAACCTTCGCGCTGTCGGCCCATCTCCCTGCCGATCAGGGCGCTGTCGTGGTCGAGGCGATCGAGACGATGGCAGGGCGCGTCCCCGCCTTGCCGGGGGAAGACCACGACCCCACCGCGCCCGAACGTTGCGCCGACGCGCTCGTGGCGCTGTGTTCGTCCTCCCCGGCATCCGAGCCTGATCCCGTCCGCGCCAACATGGTGGTGCACGTCCGCGCCGACGATCTCGTCGGTTCCCGGGATCCGATCCGCGATGCGGCCGGCGAGCGCGCTGCTGGCGGCGAAGTCGAAGGGGGACCGGTCCTGCACCCCGAGACCGTCCGTCGGCTCGCCTGTGACGCCCGCATCCAGACCGTGATCGAGGATCGCGCGGGTGAGGTGCTCGCCGTGCGCGCGATGAGCCGTGAACCCACGACCTGGATGCTCCGTCAGCTGCAGTGGCGCGATAAGGGCTGCCGATTCCCCGGCTGCGGTGCCCGGGCGTTCACCCAGGCACACCACATCGTGTTCTGGAGCAGGGGAGGGGCGACCGAGCTGTCCAACCTGCTGCTGATCTGCTTCTTCCACCACCGCTTGGTCCACGAGCAGGGGTGGTCGATCCGCCGTGCTCCCGACGGCGAACTGACCTGGCTTCGTCCGGGCGGTGCGACCTATCGGGCGGGTCCGGCGCCGTGA
- a CDS encoding NAD-dependent epimerase/dehydratase family protein, translating into MRALITGGAGFIGSNLARALSERGDEVRIFDDFSTGRAENLDGLDVEIHEGTLVDPAAVGRAVAGCAVVFHEAAIPSVARSVAEPVASHDANATGTLNVLLAARDADVQRVVYASSSSVYGNAKVLPVHEELPTRPISPYGVSKLVGERYLEAFHASYGLPTVALRYFNVFGPRQNPRAEYAAVVPRFIAKTLDDEAVTIFGDGEQVRDFTFVGDVVGANLAAAEAPEAAWGGAFNVAYGEQHSINELIGAIHALVPGEHPAPIHDPPRAGDVRASQADASLAREVLGFRPEGSFEDGLRTTVSWFTELHEAGAL; encoded by the coding sequence ATGCGGGCCTTGATCACCGGCGGTGCCGGCTTCATCGGATCGAACCTGGCGCGGGCGCTGTCAGAGCGCGGCGACGAGGTCCGGATCTTCGACGACTTCTCGACCGGCCGCGCGGAGAACCTCGACGGACTCGACGTCGAGATCCACGAGGGAACGCTCGTCGATCCGGCCGCCGTCGGCCGCGCCGTCGCCGGGTGCGCGGTCGTGTTCCACGAGGCGGCGATCCCCAGTGTCGCCCGGTCGGTCGCCGAGCCCGTCGCGAGCCACGACGCGAACGCGACCGGCACGCTGAACGTCCTGCTCGCCGCGCGCGACGCGGACGTGCAGCGGGTCGTGTATGCGTCCTCGTCGAGCGTCTACGGGAACGCGAAGGTGCTCCCCGTTCACGAGGAGCTTCCCACCCGGCCGATCTCGCCCTACGGGGTGTCCAAGCTGGTGGGGGAACGCTACCTCGAGGCGTTCCATGCCAGCTACGGGTTGCCGACCGTCGCCCTCCGCTATTTCAACGTGTTCGGTCCCCGGCAGAACCCCCGCGCCGAGTACGCCGCCGTCGTTCCCCGGTTCATCGCCAAGACGCTGGACGACGAGGCGGTCACGATCTTCGGCGACGGGGAGCAGGTCCGCGACTTCACGTTCGTCGGCGACGTCGTCGGCGCGAACCTCGCTGCCGCCGAGGCGCCCGAGGCCGCATGGGGCGGAGCGTTCAACGTGGCCTACGGCGAGCAACACTCGATCAACGAGCTGATCGGCGCGATCCACGCCCTCGTGCCCGGCGAGCATCCCGCCCCGATCCACGACCCACCCCGCGCGGGCGACGTCCGTGCGAGCCAGGCCGATGCCAGCCTCGCGCGCGAGGTGCTCGGGTTCCGCCCCGAGGGGTCCTTCGAGGACGGCCTTCGCACGACCGTCAGCTGGTTCACCGAGCTCCACGAGGCCGGCGCGCTCTAG
- a CDS encoding nucleotide sugar dehydrogenase: MVTNLPQDLETDPLDALAARIREKEAVVAVVGLGYVGLPLLVAVHGEGFPVVGYDADADKVRTLETGRSTIVDVADSEIAALDQARFAADPSALGEADVVLICVPTPLKDSTPDLSMVELAAEQVGLALRPGRLVVLESTTYPGTTEEIVRPIVERLSGLTLGKDFALAYSPERIDPGQRTHRLDNTPKVVAGVTERCREMATSFYSQFVQQIVTTSTPREAEMAKLIENTFRQVNIALVNELAIIGRELGVDIWESLEAAATKPFGYMAFWPGPGVGGHCISIDPSYLSWRAGQQLGYRAAFIEHANEVNNRMPAYVVDRVAEALNDAGKPLKGSRILAVGVAYKPGVDDRRESPSLAVIERLLRKGADVAFHDPFVPQISSNGDELRSVDLDDDVVAEQDCVLILTQHPGIDWRALTNVARLVFDTRGVTAGFDAPNVVRL; encoded by the coding sequence ATGGTGACCAACCTGCCCCAGGACCTCGAGACCGACCCGCTCGACGCGCTCGCCGCCCGGATCCGCGAGAAGGAGGCGGTCGTCGCCGTCGTCGGCCTCGGGTACGTGGGCCTCCCCCTGCTCGTCGCCGTCCACGGGGAGGGCTTCCCGGTCGTCGGCTACGACGCCGATGCGGACAAGGTCCGAACGCTCGAGACGGGCCGTTCGACGATCGTCGATGTCGCCGACTCGGAGATCGCGGCCCTCGACCAAGCACGGTTCGCCGCCGATCCGTCGGCCTTGGGCGAGGCCGACGTGGTGTTGATCTGCGTTCCCACGCCCTTGAAGGACTCGACCCCCGACCTGTCGATGGTGGAGCTCGCGGCGGAACAGGTCGGGCTCGCGCTGAGGCCGGGCCGACTCGTCGTGCTCGAATCCACGACCTACCCGGGGACGACCGAGGAGATCGTTCGGCCGATCGTCGAGCGTCTGTCCGGACTCACGCTGGGGAAGGACTTCGCGCTCGCCTACTCCCCCGAGCGGATCGATCCGGGACAGCGGACGCACCGGCTCGACAACACGCCCAAGGTCGTGGCCGGGGTGACCGAACGCTGCCGCGAGATGGCGACGAGCTTCTACAGCCAGTTCGTGCAGCAGATCGTGACGACCTCGACGCCGCGTGAGGCCGAGATGGCCAAGTTGATCGAGAACACGTTCCGTCAGGTCAACATCGCGCTGGTGAACGAGCTCGCGATCATCGGACGCGAGCTGGGGGTCGACATCTGGGAGAGCCTCGAGGCGGCTGCGACCAAACCGTTCGGCTATATGGCCTTCTGGCCGGGACCGGGCGTGGGTGGGCACTGCATCTCGATCGATCCCAGCTACCTGTCGTGGCGCGCGGGTCAGCAACTCGGGTACCGGGCCGCGTTCATCGAGCACGCGAACGAGGTCAACAACCGGATGCCGGCCTACGTCGTCGATCGGGTCGCCGAGGCGCTCAACGATGCCGGCAAGCCGCTGAAGGGCTCGCGCATCCTGGCGGTCGGGGTCGCCTACAAGCCCGGGGTGGACGACCGGCGGGAGTCCCCCTCCCTCGCGGTGATCGAGCGCCTGTTGCGCAAGGGTGCGGATGTCGCGTTCCACGACCCCTTCGTTCCGCAGATCAGCAGCAACGGAGACGAGCTGCGGTCGGTCGACCTCGACGACGATGTGGTCGCGGAACAGGACTGCGTGTTGATCCTGACCCAGCACCCGGGGATCGACTGGCGAGCGCTCACCAACGTCGCTCGGCTGGTGTTCGACACGCGCGGCGTCACCGCCGGGTTCGACGCTCCCAACGTCGTCCGCCTCTGA